One genomic region from Spirosoma sp. KCTC 42546 encodes:
- a CDS encoding sensor histidine kinase, protein MILSIPAFLNNRTRVRNLLYLLLWAIMMLTNAYEPQTDSLVFNELEISFSFSFWFTAWFEHAVVLTRYLSRRQIGWAVLGSAVAILGFVIIRYLLEQVLFWHLFGFTNYDPNVSTIAYAWDNRYYAFWAIGIGLAFKIIEDWFVHEQERTALVSERNTAELAFLKSQVNPHFLFNTLNNIYSLAYTKSDAAPGAILKLSELMRYMLYDSNGQSGGTGRVSLSKEVAYLQNYVELEKLRVANANVLFSIDGNTDLFRIEPLLLVSFVENAFKHGDLTDPNQPLVLDLSVRNGRLRFDTLNKKINRQTDSSGGIGLANVQRRLSLLYPNQHTLHITNDPDTYACSLELTL, encoded by the coding sequence ATGATCCTGAGTATACCTGCCTTCCTTAACAACCGTACGCGTGTTCGTAATCTGCTCTATTTGTTACTTTGGGCCATTATGATGTTAACGAATGCCTATGAACCGCAAACGGATTCACTGGTTTTTAACGAGCTGGAAATTTCATTTAGTTTCTCATTCTGGTTCACCGCCTGGTTTGAACACGCTGTTGTACTCACCCGTTACCTCAGTCGCAGGCAGATAGGATGGGCTGTTCTGGGATCGGCAGTGGCTATTTTAGGGTTCGTTATTATTCGCTATCTACTGGAACAAGTCCTCTTCTGGCACCTGTTTGGCTTCACCAATTATGATCCGAACGTTTCTACAATCGCGTATGCCTGGGATAATCGATATTATGCGTTTTGGGCAATTGGCATAGGGCTGGCATTCAAAATTATTGAAGATTGGTTCGTCCATGAACAGGAACGAACCGCTCTCGTCAGCGAACGAAATACGGCTGAACTGGCTTTCCTGAAATCGCAGGTGAATCCGCACTTCTTGTTCAATACGCTCAACAACATCTATTCACTTGCCTACACCAAATCGGATGCGGCACCGGGTGCCATTCTTAAACTGTCGGAATTGATGCGGTATATGCTCTACGATAGCAATGGCCAAAGTGGAGGAACCGGGCGCGTTTCTTTATCCAAAGAAGTGGCTTATCTGCAAAACTACGTTGAGCTTGAAAAACTTCGGGTAGCTAATGCCAATGTCCTGTTCAGCATAGATGGAAATACCGATCTGTTTCGTATCGAGCCCCTGCTGCTGGTATCGTTCGTTGAGAATGCATTCAAGCACGGCGACTTAACCGATCCCAATCAGCCCTTAGTTCTTGATTTGAGTGTACGAAACGGTAGATTGCGCTTTGATACACTCAACAAAAAAATAAACCGCCAAACAGATTCATCTGGTGGTATTGGCCTGGCAAATGTACAGCGCCGACTATCGTTGCTGTATCCTAATCAGCACACGCTTCATATCACCAATGATCCGGATACTTACGCCTGTTCGCTGGAATTGACGTTGTAA
- a CDS encoding DUF5694 domain-containing protein → MKLLLSLLLTTVSFLATAQSGKTNQPLEVLFIAAAHDYGAKPTEDFSYPINKALAFKPDAVFGENLSPEDYDALDRHWNKEAIDKRLAYLTKVGYPLPKHPQAFIARQYKLLQKHPYFHQERMKLAHALFLTHDFGNASYQFYLLDKMRSAFGAEEVATFTRILGPVDSLKNAGFRRTNEYYNIFHPIAQSLKLDKIRAMDCQKYNTPWSAAWGKTDSLYKIFEKAIEADTNSTDYRTYEKLVNENNSLQRLLNKANQAGKSTEFLNTADWDKYTDFGNFYGNRYLFGLKGFPENGVREMLTYWTLRNKGMCQNIVNRARQAGFRRVVVGVGASHRELMVSLLKAMPGVTVYTLNEYQP, encoded by the coding sequence ATGAAATTGCTCCTCTCACTTTTGCTGACAACTGTCTCATTTCTGGCCACTGCCCAATCAGGTAAGACTAATCAACCCCTCGAAGTCCTGTTTATTGCCGCTGCTCACGATTATGGTGCTAAACCTACTGAAGACTTCTCGTACCCAATTAATAAAGCACTTGCGTTTAAACCGGATGCTGTATTTGGTGAAAACCTTTCGCCCGAGGATTACGATGCGCTGGATCGCCATTGGAACAAAGAAGCTATTGATAAACGACTGGCCTACCTCACCAAAGTAGGCTATCCTCTACCGAAACATCCGCAAGCATTCATTGCTCGTCAGTATAAGTTGCTTCAGAAGCATCCGTATTTTCATCAGGAGCGCATGAAGTTGGCGCATGCCTTATTTCTGACGCACGATTTTGGGAATGCTTCCTATCAGTTTTACCTGCTTGATAAAATGCGTTCCGCGTTCGGTGCCGAAGAAGTAGCTACGTTTACCCGCATACTCGGCCCCGTTGATTCCCTGAAAAACGCTGGTTTTCGGCGTACGAACGAATACTACAACATCTTCCATCCAATCGCTCAGTCGCTGAAGCTGGATAAAATCAGGGCGATGGACTGTCAGAAATATAACACGCCCTGGAGTGCTGCCTGGGGCAAAACAGACTCATTGTATAAGATTTTCGAGAAGGCAATTGAAGCCGATACAAACTCCACTGACTATCGGACCTATGAGAAGCTAGTGAATGAAAATAATTCACTACAGCGATTACTGAATAAAGCGAACCAAGCCGGTAAATCGACGGAATTTCTGAACACCGCTGACTGGGATAAGTACACCGATTTTGGTAATTTCTACGGGAATCGGTACCTGTTTGGGCTGAAAGGTTTTCCTGAAAACGGCGTGCGTGAAATGCTGACCTACTGGACCCTTCGTAACAAAGGCATGTGCCAGAATATCGTGAACCGCGCCCGACAGGCAGGCTTTCGGCGAGTTGTTGTTGGGGTGGGTGCTTCGCATCGGGAACTAATGGTGAGCCTGCTTAAAGCGATGCCTGGCGTAACGGTGTATACACTGAATGAGTATCAACCCTAA
- a CDS encoding S41 family peptidase, protein MEENTNTANESSDREANMPKRVIQNDKATVRLPMILGITLAGGMLIGATFFGGTKSMNSIGRGYAKYQEILRLIENNYVDTVNTDDLVDYSITKMLEKLDPHTAYMNPQDAVAARSQLEGGFDGIGVEFNIYKDTVYVVTPLAGGPSESAGILSGDKIIKVDDKPLAGTKIENSAVFKALRGKRGTDVKLTILRKGDKQPKEFTVTRDRIPTYSVDAAYMIDAKTGYIKINRFSETTYDEFKTALSSLKSQGMTQLMMDLRNNPGGYMDRATNIADEFISGNKLLVYTDGKDNRYDRKTYAHIAGQFEEGALVVLVDEGSASASEIVSGALQDHDRALIAGRRSFGKGLVQMPVTLSDGSELRLTISRYYTPSGRSIQKPYVPGHEGDYEKDLEQRSKRGEYYIADSIKNDPKLKFKTDGGRVVYGGGGITPDYFIPRDSTWQTAYLVQLYGKSIIREFAMEYANDNRKKLEKMPFDEFNRTVTINDEQMGRLVKIATSEGIKFNEKEYNRSKNYIRNQIKALVARSVYQKNNKAGQNNEFFRVIGQTDDTYQKALQLFDRADKLEHGTMSYNNK, encoded by the coding sequence ATGGAGGAGAATACTAATACTGCGAATGAATCGTCGGATCGTGAGGCCAATATGCCTAAACGTGTCATTCAGAACGATAAAGCAACAGTTCGATTACCTATGATTCTGGGTATCACGCTGGCTGGAGGAATGCTTATTGGCGCTACTTTTTTTGGCGGCACTAAAAGCATGAATAGCATTGGACGAGGCTATGCCAAGTACCAGGAAATTTTGCGACTGATTGAAAATAACTACGTCGATACGGTTAATACGGACGATCTGGTCGATTATTCGATCACGAAAATGCTCGAAAAACTTGATCCACACACGGCCTACATGAACCCACAGGATGCTGTTGCGGCCCGGTCGCAGTTGGAAGGTGGTTTCGATGGCATTGGGGTAGAATTTAATATCTACAAAGACACTGTTTACGTGGTTACGCCCTTGGCCGGTGGCCCTTCTGAATCCGCCGGAATTTTGAGTGGCGATAAGATCATTAAGGTGGATGATAAACCGCTGGCAGGTACCAAAATTGAAAACAGCGCTGTTTTTAAAGCCTTGCGTGGTAAACGAGGTACCGATGTTAAACTAACTATTTTACGGAAGGGCGATAAACAACCAAAGGAGTTTACCGTAACCCGCGACCGGATTCCGACCTACTCGGTCGATGCGGCTTATATGATTGATGCCAAAACAGGCTATATCAAAATCAACCGCTTCTCCGAAACAACTTACGACGAGTTCAAAACCGCACTGTCTTCGCTTAAATCGCAGGGGATGACACAGTTGATGATGGACTTGCGGAACAATCCTGGTGGCTATATGGACCGGGCAACGAACATTGCCGATGAATTCATCTCAGGCAATAAACTTCTGGTGTATACCGATGGGAAAGACAATCGTTACGATCGGAAAACCTATGCACACATTGCCGGGCAGTTTGAAGAGGGCGCCCTGGTTGTACTGGTTGATGAGGGCAGCGCATCGGCTTCTGAAATTGTATCGGGTGCATTGCAGGACCATGATCGCGCGTTGATTGCCGGTCGGCGGTCGTTTGGGAAAGGGTTGGTGCAAATGCCCGTGACACTTTCCGATGGCTCCGAACTGCGGTTAACGATCTCGCGCTATTACACACCCAGCGGGCGGAGTATTCAAAAACCCTACGTACCCGGTCATGAAGGAGACTATGAAAAAGATCTCGAACAGCGCTCGAAACGGGGTGAATATTACATTGCCGATTCCATTAAAAATGACCCCAAACTGAAGTTCAAGACGGATGGCGGTCGGGTTGTGTATGGCGGGGGCGGTATTACACCTGACTATTTCATTCCACGTGATTCGACCTGGCAAACAGCCTATCTAGTACAACTGTACGGCAAGAGTATCATCCGTGAGTTTGCTATGGAATACGCAAATGACAATCGGAAAAAACTGGAAAAAATGCCTTTTGATGAGTTCAATCGCACCGTTACGATCAACGATGAGCAAATGGGCCGCCTGGTGAAAATCGCAACCAGTGAGGGGATCAAGTTTAACGAGAAGGAGTATAACCGCTCGAAAAACTACATCCGTAACCAGATAAAGGCATTGGTAGCGCGCTCTGTGTACCAGAAGAACAACAAAGCTGGACAGAATAACGAGTTCTTCCGGGTTATCGGCCAAACAGATGATACCTACCAAAAGGCTTTACAACTGTTCGACCGGGCCGATAAGCTCGAGCACGGTACGATGTCGTATAATAACAAATAG
- the accD gene encoding acetyl-CoA carboxylase, carboxyltransferase subunit beta produces MSWFVRKDKGIQTPTEMKREAPDGLWYQCPNCKKAMQTREHKLNAYTCVHCNYHEKIGSEAYFSILFDENEFTELDANMQSADPLNFVDTKPYPSRVKATIEKTGLKDAVRTAYGPMNGLTVTMAVMDFNFIGGSMGSVVGEKIARAIDHAIKNKTPFLMISRSGGARMMEAGFSLMQMAKTSAKLALLDKAKLPYVSLLTDPTTGGVTASYAMLGDFNIAEPEALIGFAGPRVIRETIGKDLPKGFQSAEFVLDHGFLDFIVDRKDLKDKVVTLFKMLI; encoded by the coding sequence ATGTCCTGGTTCGTCCGAAAAGATAAAGGTATTCAGACCCCAACCGAAATGAAGCGGGAGGCTCCCGATGGGTTGTGGTATCAGTGTCCGAACTGTAAAAAAGCAATGCAGACGCGGGAGCATAAACTCAACGCGTATACCTGCGTACATTGCAATTATCATGAGAAAATTGGTTCCGAGGCCTATTTCTCCATCCTGTTCGATGAGAATGAATTTACCGAACTCGATGCAAACATGCAGTCGGCCGATCCACTGAATTTCGTTGACACCAAGCCCTACCCATCACGGGTGAAAGCCACCATTGAAAAAACAGGGTTGAAAGATGCCGTTCGCACAGCCTATGGGCCTATGAATGGGCTGACGGTAACCATGGCCGTAATGGATTTTAACTTCATTGGGGGGTCGATGGGATCGGTTGTCGGTGAAAAAATAGCCCGCGCAATTGATCACGCCATTAAAAATAAGACGCCTTTCCTGATGATTTCGCGATCGGGGGGAGCGCGTATGATGGAGGCTGGTTTTTCGCTGATGCAAATGGCCAAAACCTCTGCTAAACTCGCCCTGTTAGACAAGGCTAAATTGCCCTATGTTTCTCTGTTGACTGATCCAACAACGGGTGGAGTTACGGCTTCATACGCGATGCTGGGCGATTTTAACATTGCAGAACCTGAAGCCTTAATTGGTTTTGCCGGCCCTCGTGTTATCCGCGAAACTATTGGGAAAGACTTACCAAAAGGCTTTCAAAGCGCCGAGTTTGTACTGGATCACGGCTTCCTCGATTTCATTGTGGACCGGAAAGACCTGAAAGATAAGGTTGTGACGTTGTTTAAAATGTTAATTTAA
- a CDS encoding radical SAM protein: protein MRIVSHPVLCNYYLTYRCNASCSFCDIWERPSPYVTLENARQNFRDLKKLGVRVIDFTGGEPLLHRQLPELLQEAKQLGLITTVTTNALLYPKQAERLRGLIDMLHFSLDSPIADEHDRSRGVKCFDKVMESIGIARQLGERPDILFTVFEHNVHQIRQMHEEVCLPNDLVLILNPVFEYNTVETGDRLSEDTLRQLSWWGKQKNVYLNEGFIQLRRDGGNHIEEPICRAASTTIVISPENKLVLPCYHLGLKDFAIDNNLYNLYQSSEVQKLVALEGRLPACEGCAINCYMQPSFAVEVNKYFWRALPSTLKYNWVKGTWKQLF, encoded by the coding sequence ATGCGAATTGTCTCCCACCCGGTTCTGTGCAATTACTACCTGACGTATCGCTGCAATGCGAGCTGTAGTTTTTGCGACATCTGGGAGCGCCCTTCGCCTTATGTGACGCTTGAGAATGCCCGTCAGAATTTTCGGGATCTCAAAAAATTAGGGGTTCGCGTTATAGATTTCACCGGGGGCGAACCCTTGCTGCATCGCCAACTTCCCGAACTGCTACAGGAAGCCAAACAACTCGGCCTCATAACTACCGTTACAACCAACGCGCTGCTGTACCCCAAACAAGCCGAACGACTGCGGGGACTGATTGACATGCTCCACTTTTCGCTCGATTCGCCAATTGCTGACGAACACGACCGCTCACGGGGCGTAAAATGTTTTGATAAAGTGATGGAGTCGATTGGCATTGCCCGGCAGTTGGGGGAACGCCCGGATATTCTGTTTACGGTATTTGAACATAACGTGCATCAAATCAGGCAAATGCACGAAGAAGTTTGCCTGCCAAACGATCTGGTACTGATTCTGAACCCCGTATTCGAGTACAACACAGTCGAAACTGGTGATCGGCTTTCGGAGGATACGCTCCGTCAGCTATCATGGTGGGGAAAACAGAAAAACGTTTACCTCAACGAAGGATTTATTCAACTCCGGCGCGATGGCGGCAATCATATCGAAGAGCCGATTTGTCGGGCGGCCAGCACCACAATCGTAATCTCTCCCGAAAACAAACTTGTCCTGCCCTGCTACCATCTGGGCCTGAAAGACTTCGCTATTGATAATAATCTGTACAATCTCTATCAATCCAGTGAGGTACAGAAATTAGTAGCCCTGGAAGGTCGTTTGCCCGCTTGCGAGGGCTGTGCCATTAACTGTTATATGCAGCCTTCTTTTGCCGTTGAAGTGAACAAATACTTCTGGCGAGCCTTGCCCAGCACCCTCAAATATAACTGGGTAAAAGGCACTTGGAAGCAGCTTTTCTAG